One genomic region from Cyclopterus lumpus isolate fCycLum1 chromosome 20, fCycLum1.pri, whole genome shotgun sequence encodes:
- the nfx1 gene encoding transcriptional repressor NF-X1 isoform X2, with product MAEGSSDPPDLNPDGASHQKTYQHKSRRGRSRYNNDRNLNSYDPPQQYGHFQQGFKPPFSHSNSDYALHQHPPYQGEDGAGRRGRGRGRKEGNRGVNGYSSQRPGGDFGPYSANDRGAGGFHSRPHPMDDGPDRPSWRREDAGRNLEQTNDDLDTGAKKNRKFNQEQRTGQPTEKVTRLKENNTAVDGQRSNNIKRDNSTSDIRERSQRSRTGPDSQHDDHQRKHTEVKRRQGPIKPPKLPSQEETRSERRPSVQDDSGYGRSFQEPACNAGRGSGRYTPLQARGGSRTHHQNHRPGQRNWDKMPESKETQTGCLIEQLSEEKYECMVCCDVIRCMSPVWSCLSCFHVFHLNCIKKWARSPASQADESAEGWRCPACQNVALKQPTSYTCFCGKVTNPEWQRTEIPHSCGDMCGKKRSGADCKHPCNILCHPGPCPQCPAFITRSCICGKTSQPMRCGQGAVLRCSTVCGALLNCAKHSCTQMCHSGACQPCQLQVQQVCYCGVTTREALCGTDKDGFDGSGHFTCQKLCGKMLNCEAHRCQLECHRGPCQPCPRSPSLVKMCPCRQTPLTKLLELGYSERRFCSDAIPSCGKTCNQPLACGSSGKGGGQNTIHLCDKLCHEGSCGPCSLTSTIRCRCGSKTKEVPCVTIQKEELVFTCEKRCNKKRSCGRHKCGELCCVNVEHKCPLICGYKLNCGLHRCQDSCHRGNCEPCWQSSFDELACHCGLTVLYPPIPCGTKPPECKNMCTRRHECDHPVFHNCHSEDKCPPCTYLTQKWCMGKHEQRSNIPCHLQDISCGLTCNKTLPCEMHRCRRICHRSECLGGGSCQQPCALPRPDCGHPCCAPCHKGSSCPRTTCTAKVALQCECGRRKETVACTEAATSYQRYTAIAMASKLSDMQLGESMDIGPFLTKKELKQTRLECDQECATLERNRRLAEALEIDLSSDPFNARSTSVYSDSLKEDARKDLKFVTEVEEEIKNLVELANKGKQPRRSHCFPPMNREHRKIIHELAEVYTVESVSYDSEPKRNVVITAQKGKSACPNSTLTSLIERETFARAPPPIAHIKQHSSKAVSGGTWSKMVKEEPVIDYFDVQD from the exons ATGGCTGAGGGCTCCTCAG ACCCACCTGACCTCAATCCAGATGGGGCGTCGCATCAAAAAACATATCAGCACAAATCCAGACGAGGCAGGTCCAGATACAACAACGACCGAAACCTGAATAGTTATGATCCTCCGCAACAATATGGACACTTCCAACAGGGCTTTAAACCCCCATTTAGTCACAGTAATTCAGATTATGCATTGCATCAGCATCCTCCCTACCAGGGCGAGGATGGAGCCGGACGGCGAGGGAGAGGtcgagggaggaaagaaggaaatcGAGGTGTAAATGGCTACAGTAGCCAAAGACCTGGAGGTGACTTTGGCCCATATAGTGCTAACGACAGAGGTGCTGGGGGTTTTCATTCTAGGCCACATCCCATGGATGATGGACCTGATAGACCCAGCTGGCGAAGAGAAGATGCAGGCAGGAATCTTGAACAAACCAATGACGACCTGGACACTGGggctaaaaaaaacaggaaatttAACCAGGAGCAGAGGACAGGACAACCAACTGAAAAGGTTACTCgcttaaaagaaaacaacactgcAGTAGATGGCCAGAGGTCAAACAACATCAAAAGAGACAACTCCACTTCAGACATCAGGGAAAGAAGTCAGAGGAGCAGGACGGGTCCAGACTCCCAACATGATGATcatcagaggaaacacactgaggtaaAACGACGCCAAGGGCCAATTAAACCACCCAAGTTACCATCTCAAGAGGAAACGCGCTCAGAGAGGAGGCCTAGTGTCCAAGATGACTCTGGCTATGGCAGATCATTTCAGGAGCCTGCCTGTAATGCTGGACGTGGCTCCGGAAGATACACACCCCTTCAGGCAAGAGGAGGGAGTAGAACACATCATCAGAACCACAGGCCAGGCCAGAGGAACTGGGACAAGATGCCAGAGAGCAAGGAGACGCAGACAG GGTGTCTGATTGAGCAGCTGTCTGAGGAGAAGTATGAGTGCATGGTTTGCTGTGACGTCATCCGGTGCATGTCCCCAGTGTGGAGCTGCCTGAGCTGCTTCCACGTCTTCCACCTGAACTGCATCAAGAAGTGGGCTCGATCCCCGGCCTCTCAGGCAGACG aatcaGCTGAAGGTTGGCGTTGTCCGGCGTGCCAGAATGTTGCACTGAAACAACCGACCTCCTACACCTGCTTCTGTG GTAAAGTGACAAACCCAGAGTGGCAGCGCACTGAGATTCCCCACAGCTGTGGTGACATGTGTGGGAAGAAAAGAAGCGGAGCGGACTGCAAGCACCCCTGTAACAT CTTATGTCACCCTGGTCCTTGTCCACAATGTCCTGCCTTCATAACAAGATCCTGTATCTGTGGGAAGACCAG TCAGCCAATGCGCTGTGGCCAGGGCGCGGTGCTCCGGTGCAGCACGGTGTGCGGTGCCTTACTCAACTGTGCTAAACACAGCTGCACCCAGATGTGCCACAGTGGGGCATGTCAACCTTGCCAGCTGCAGGTTCAGCAGG tgtGCTACTGTGGCGTTACCACTCGGGAAGCCCTGTGCGGCACAGATAAAGACGGATTTGATGGTTCAGGACATTTCACCTGTCAAAAACTATGTGGGAA GATGCTTAACTGCGAAGCTCACCGGTGCCAGCTGGAGTGCCACCGCGGCCCGTGCCAACCGTGCCCACGCTCCCCGAGCCTGGTGAAGATGTGTCCCTGCAGGCAGACGCCACTGACCAAACTCCTGGAGCTGGGTTACTCTGAGCGCCGATTCTGCTCTGATGCCATCCCCTCCTGTGGGAAGACCTGCAACCAACCCCTGGCCTGTGGCTCCAGCGGTAAGGGAGGCGGACAAA ACACCATCCACCTGTGTGACAAGCTGTGCCACGAGGGCAGCTGTGGCCCCTGCTCCCTGACCTCCACTATCAGATGTAGATGTGGCTCCAAGACCAAG gAGGTCCCATGTGTGACGATCCAAAAAGAAG AGCTCGTCTTCACTTGTGAGAAGCGCTGCAACAAGAAACGCTCCTGCGGCCGACACAAGTGCGGCGAGCTGTGTTGTGTG AATGTGGAGCACAAGTGCCCCCTGATCTGCGGCTACAAGCTCAACTGTGGCCTCCACCGCTGCCAGGATTCTTGTCACCGTGGAAACTGTGAGCCCTGCTGGCAGTCCA GTTTTGATGAGCTGGCGTGTCACTGCGGGCTCACTGTCTTGTACCCGCCAATCCCCTGTGGCACGAAGCCCCCAGAGTGCAAAAACATGTGCACAAGAAGACACGAGTGCGACCACCCAg TGTTTCACAACTGCCATAGTGAAGACAAGTGTCCGCCTTGCACATACCTCACTCAGAAATGGTGCATGGGAAAGCACGAG CAACGCAGCAACATCCCGTGTCATCTGCAAGACATTTCCTGTGGCCTGACGTGTAATAAAACGCTGCCGTGCGAGATGCACCGCTGCAGACGGATCTGCCACCGGAGCGAGTGTCTGGGGGGGGGCAGCTGCCAGCAGCCGTGCGCGCTGCCGCGTCCAGACTGTGGCCACCCGTGCTGCGCTCCCTGTCATAAGGGCAGCAGCTGCCCACGCACCACCTGCACAGCCAAG GTCGCTCTCCAATGCGAGTGCGGTCGAAGAAAGGAAACGGTGGCCTGCACCGAGGCAGCCACTTCATATCAGAG GTACACGGCCATCGCCATGGCGAGTAAACTGTCCGACATGCAGCTCGGCGAGTCGATGGACATCGGCCCGTTCCTCACGAAGAAGGAGCTGAAGCAGACCAG GCTGGAATGTGATCAAGAATGCGCTACCTTGGAGAGAAACCGGCGTTTGGCGGAGGCGTTGGAGATAGACTTATCCTCTGACCCCTTCAACGCCCGCTCTACTTCTGTATACAGCGACAGCCTCAAAGAGGACGCCAG aaaagacCTGAAATTCGTCACCGAGGTAGAAGAGGAGATCAAGAATCTCGTTGAGCTTGCTAATAAG GGAAAACAGCCGAGGAGGAGCCACTGTTTCCCTCCGATGAACAGAGAACACCGCAAGATCATCCACGAGCTGGCCGAGGTTTACACCGTGGAGAGCGTGAGCTACGACAGCGAGCCCAAACGCAACGTGGTCATCACAGCCCAAAA GGGGAAGTCGGCCTGTCCAAACTCAACCCTGACGTCCCTGATTGAGAGAGAGACTTTTGCGAGGGCCCCTCCTCCCATCGCTCACATCAAACAGCACAGCAGCAA GGCCGTCAGTGGAGGCACCTGGTCGAAGATGGTTAAGGAAGAGCCCGTGATAGATTATTTTGATGTCCAAGACTAA
- the nfx1 gene encoding transcriptional repressor NF-X1 isoform X3 — MAEGSSDPPDLNPDGASHQKTYQHKSRRGRSRYNNDRNLNSYDPPQQYGHFQQGFKPPFSHSNSDYALHQHPPYQGEDGAGRRGRGRGRKEGNRGVNGYSSQRPGGDFGPYSANDRGAGGFHSRPHPMDDGPDRPSWRREDAGRNLEQTNDDLDTGAKKNRKFNQEQRTGQPTEKVTRLKENNTAVDGQRSNNIKRDNSTSDIRERSQRSRTGPDSQHDDHQRKHTEVKRRQGPIKPPKLPSQEETRSERRPSVQDDSGYGRSFQEPACNAGRGSGRYTPLQARGGSRTHHQNHRPGQRNWDKMPESKETQTGCLIEQLSEEKYECMVCCDVIRCMSPVWSCLSCFHVFHLNCIKKWARSPASQADESAEGWRCPACQNVALKQPTSYTCFCGKVTNPEWQRTEIPHSCGDMCGKKRSGADCKHPCNILCHPGPCPQCPAFITRSCICGKTSQPMRCGQGAVLRCSTVCGALLNCAKHSCTQMCHSGACQPCQLQVQQVCYCGVTTREALCGTDKDGFDGSGHFTCQKLCGKMLNCEAHRCQLECHRGPCQPCPRSPSLVKMCPCRQTPLTKLLELGYSERRFCSDAIPSCGKTCNQPLACGSSDTIHLCDKLCHEGSCGPCSLTSTIRCRCGSKTKEVPCVTIQKEEELVFTCEKRCNKKRSCGRHKCGELCCVNVEHKCPLICGYKLNCGLHRCQDSCHRGNCEPCWQSSFDELACHCGLTVLYPPIPCGTKPPECKNMCTRRHECDHPVFHNCHSEDKCPPCTYLTQKWCMGKHEQRSNIPCHLQDISCGLTCNKTLPCEMHRCRRICHRSECLGGGSCQQPCALPRPDCGHPCCAPCHKGSSCPRTTCTAKVALQCECGRRKETVACTEAATSYQRYTAIAMASKLSDMQLGESMDIGPFLTKKELKQTRLECDQECATLERNRRLAEALEIDLSSDPFNARSTSVYSDSLKEDARKDLKFVTEVEEEIKNLVELANKGKQPRRSHCFPPMNREHRKIIHELAEVYTVESVSYDSEPKRNVVITAQKGKSACPNSTLTSLIERETFARAPPPIAHIKQHSSKAVSGGTWSKMVKEEPVIDYFDVQD; from the exons ATGGCTGAGGGCTCCTCAG ACCCACCTGACCTCAATCCAGATGGGGCGTCGCATCAAAAAACATATCAGCACAAATCCAGACGAGGCAGGTCCAGATACAACAACGACCGAAACCTGAATAGTTATGATCCTCCGCAACAATATGGACACTTCCAACAGGGCTTTAAACCCCCATTTAGTCACAGTAATTCAGATTATGCATTGCATCAGCATCCTCCCTACCAGGGCGAGGATGGAGCCGGACGGCGAGGGAGAGGtcgagggaggaaagaaggaaatcGAGGTGTAAATGGCTACAGTAGCCAAAGACCTGGAGGTGACTTTGGCCCATATAGTGCTAACGACAGAGGTGCTGGGGGTTTTCATTCTAGGCCACATCCCATGGATGATGGACCTGATAGACCCAGCTGGCGAAGAGAAGATGCAGGCAGGAATCTTGAACAAACCAATGACGACCTGGACACTGGggctaaaaaaaacaggaaatttAACCAGGAGCAGAGGACAGGACAACCAACTGAAAAGGTTACTCgcttaaaagaaaacaacactgcAGTAGATGGCCAGAGGTCAAACAACATCAAAAGAGACAACTCCACTTCAGACATCAGGGAAAGAAGTCAGAGGAGCAGGACGGGTCCAGACTCCCAACATGATGATcatcagaggaaacacactgaggtaaAACGACGCCAAGGGCCAATTAAACCACCCAAGTTACCATCTCAAGAGGAAACGCGCTCAGAGAGGAGGCCTAGTGTCCAAGATGACTCTGGCTATGGCAGATCATTTCAGGAGCCTGCCTGTAATGCTGGACGTGGCTCCGGAAGATACACACCCCTTCAGGCAAGAGGAGGGAGTAGAACACATCATCAGAACCACAGGCCAGGCCAGAGGAACTGGGACAAGATGCCAGAGAGCAAGGAGACGCAGACAG GGTGTCTGATTGAGCAGCTGTCTGAGGAGAAGTATGAGTGCATGGTTTGCTGTGACGTCATCCGGTGCATGTCCCCAGTGTGGAGCTGCCTGAGCTGCTTCCACGTCTTCCACCTGAACTGCATCAAGAAGTGGGCTCGATCCCCGGCCTCTCAGGCAGACG aatcaGCTGAAGGTTGGCGTTGTCCGGCGTGCCAGAATGTTGCACTGAAACAACCGACCTCCTACACCTGCTTCTGTG GTAAAGTGACAAACCCAGAGTGGCAGCGCACTGAGATTCCCCACAGCTGTGGTGACATGTGTGGGAAGAAAAGAAGCGGAGCGGACTGCAAGCACCCCTGTAACAT CTTATGTCACCCTGGTCCTTGTCCACAATGTCCTGCCTTCATAACAAGATCCTGTATCTGTGGGAAGACCAG TCAGCCAATGCGCTGTGGCCAGGGCGCGGTGCTCCGGTGCAGCACGGTGTGCGGTGCCTTACTCAACTGTGCTAAACACAGCTGCACCCAGATGTGCCACAGTGGGGCATGTCAACCTTGCCAGCTGCAGGTTCAGCAGG tgtGCTACTGTGGCGTTACCACTCGGGAAGCCCTGTGCGGCACAGATAAAGACGGATTTGATGGTTCAGGACATTTCACCTGTCAAAAACTATGTGGGAA GATGCTTAACTGCGAAGCTCACCGGTGCCAGCTGGAGTGCCACCGCGGCCCGTGCCAACCGTGCCCACGCTCCCCGAGCCTGGTGAAGATGTGTCCCTGCAGGCAGACGCCACTGACCAAACTCCTGGAGCTGGGTTACTCTGAGCGCCGATTCTGCTCTGATGCCATCCCCTCCTGTGGGAAGACCTGCAACCAACCCCTGGCCTGTGGCTCCAGCG ACACCATCCACCTGTGTGACAAGCTGTGCCACGAGGGCAGCTGTGGCCCCTGCTCCCTGACCTCCACTATCAGATGTAGATGTGGCTCCAAGACCAAG gAGGTCCCATGTGTGACGATCCAAAAAGAAG AAGAGCTCGTCTTCACTTGTGAGAAGCGCTGCAACAAGAAACGCTCCTGCGGCCGACACAAGTGCGGCGAGCTGTGTTGTGTG AATGTGGAGCACAAGTGCCCCCTGATCTGCGGCTACAAGCTCAACTGTGGCCTCCACCGCTGCCAGGATTCTTGTCACCGTGGAAACTGTGAGCCCTGCTGGCAGTCCA GTTTTGATGAGCTGGCGTGTCACTGCGGGCTCACTGTCTTGTACCCGCCAATCCCCTGTGGCACGAAGCCCCCAGAGTGCAAAAACATGTGCACAAGAAGACACGAGTGCGACCACCCAg TGTTTCACAACTGCCATAGTGAAGACAAGTGTCCGCCTTGCACATACCTCACTCAGAAATGGTGCATGGGAAAGCACGAG CAACGCAGCAACATCCCGTGTCATCTGCAAGACATTTCCTGTGGCCTGACGTGTAATAAAACGCTGCCGTGCGAGATGCACCGCTGCAGACGGATCTGCCACCGGAGCGAGTGTCTGGGGGGGGGCAGCTGCCAGCAGCCGTGCGCGCTGCCGCGTCCAGACTGTGGCCACCCGTGCTGCGCTCCCTGTCATAAGGGCAGCAGCTGCCCACGCACCACCTGCACAGCCAAG GTCGCTCTCCAATGCGAGTGCGGTCGAAGAAAGGAAACGGTGGCCTGCACCGAGGCAGCCACTTCATATCAGAG GTACACGGCCATCGCCATGGCGAGTAAACTGTCCGACATGCAGCTCGGCGAGTCGATGGACATCGGCCCGTTCCTCACGAAGAAGGAGCTGAAGCAGACCAG GCTGGAATGTGATCAAGAATGCGCTACCTTGGAGAGAAACCGGCGTTTGGCGGAGGCGTTGGAGATAGACTTATCCTCTGACCCCTTCAACGCCCGCTCTACTTCTGTATACAGCGACAGCCTCAAAGAGGACGCCAG aaaagacCTGAAATTCGTCACCGAGGTAGAAGAGGAGATCAAGAATCTCGTTGAGCTTGCTAATAAG GGAAAACAGCCGAGGAGGAGCCACTGTTTCCCTCCGATGAACAGAGAACACCGCAAGATCATCCACGAGCTGGCCGAGGTTTACACCGTGGAGAGCGTGAGCTACGACAGCGAGCCCAAACGCAACGTGGTCATCACAGCCCAAAA GGGGAAGTCGGCCTGTCCAAACTCAACCCTGACGTCCCTGATTGAGAGAGAGACTTTTGCGAGGGCCCCTCCTCCCATCGCTCACATCAAACAGCACAGCAGCAA GGCCGTCAGTGGAGGCACCTGGTCGAAGATGGTTAAGGAAGAGCCCGTGATAGATTATTTTGATGTCCAAGACTAA
- the nfx1 gene encoding transcriptional repressor NF-X1 isoform X4, producing the protein MAEGSSDPPDLNPDGASHQKTYQHKSRRGRSRYNNDRNLNSYDPPQQYGHFQQGFKPPFSHSNSDYALHQHPPYQGEDGAGRRGRGRGRKEGNRGVNGYSSQRPGGDFGPYSANDRGAGGFHSRPHPMDDGPDRPSWRREDAGRNLEQTNDDLDTGAKKNRKFNQEQRTGQPTEKVTRLKENNTAVDGQRSNNIKRDNSTSDIRERSQRSRTGPDSQHDDHQRKHTEVKRRQGPIKPPKLPSQEETRSERRPSVQDDSGYGRSFQEPACNAGRGSGRYTPLQARGGSRTHHQNHRPGQRNWDKMPESKETQTGCLIEQLSEEKYECMVCCDVIRCMSPVWSCLSCFHVFHLNCIKKWARSPASQADESAEGWRCPACQNVALKQPTSYTCFCGKVTNPEWQRTEIPHSCGDMCGKKRSGADCKHPCNILCHPGPCPQCPAFITRSCICGKTSQPMRCGQGAVLRCSTVCGALLNCAKHSCTQMCHSGACQPCQLQVQQVCYCGVTTREALCGTDKDGFDGSGHFTCQKLCGKMLNCEAHRCQLECHRGPCQPCPRSPSLVKMCPCRQTPLTKLLELGYSERRFCSDAIPSCGKTCNQPLACGSSDTIHLCDKLCHEGSCGPCSLTSTIRCRCGSKTKEVPCVTIQKEELVFTCEKRCNKKRSCGRHKCGELCCVNVEHKCPLICGYKLNCGLHRCQDSCHRGNCEPCWQSSFDELACHCGLTVLYPPIPCGTKPPECKNMCTRRHECDHPVFHNCHSEDKCPPCTYLTQKWCMGKHEQRSNIPCHLQDISCGLTCNKTLPCEMHRCRRICHRSECLGGGSCQQPCALPRPDCGHPCCAPCHKGSSCPRTTCTAKVALQCECGRRKETVACTEAATSYQRYTAIAMASKLSDMQLGESMDIGPFLTKKELKQTRLECDQECATLERNRRLAEALEIDLSSDPFNARSTSVYSDSLKEDARKDLKFVTEVEEEIKNLVELANKGKQPRRSHCFPPMNREHRKIIHELAEVYTVESVSYDSEPKRNVVITAQKGKSACPNSTLTSLIERETFARAPPPIAHIKQHSSKAVSGGTWSKMVKEEPVIDYFDVQD; encoded by the exons ATGGCTGAGGGCTCCTCAG ACCCACCTGACCTCAATCCAGATGGGGCGTCGCATCAAAAAACATATCAGCACAAATCCAGACGAGGCAGGTCCAGATACAACAACGACCGAAACCTGAATAGTTATGATCCTCCGCAACAATATGGACACTTCCAACAGGGCTTTAAACCCCCATTTAGTCACAGTAATTCAGATTATGCATTGCATCAGCATCCTCCCTACCAGGGCGAGGATGGAGCCGGACGGCGAGGGAGAGGtcgagggaggaaagaaggaaatcGAGGTGTAAATGGCTACAGTAGCCAAAGACCTGGAGGTGACTTTGGCCCATATAGTGCTAACGACAGAGGTGCTGGGGGTTTTCATTCTAGGCCACATCCCATGGATGATGGACCTGATAGACCCAGCTGGCGAAGAGAAGATGCAGGCAGGAATCTTGAACAAACCAATGACGACCTGGACACTGGggctaaaaaaaacaggaaatttAACCAGGAGCAGAGGACAGGACAACCAACTGAAAAGGTTACTCgcttaaaagaaaacaacactgcAGTAGATGGCCAGAGGTCAAACAACATCAAAAGAGACAACTCCACTTCAGACATCAGGGAAAGAAGTCAGAGGAGCAGGACGGGTCCAGACTCCCAACATGATGATcatcagaggaaacacactgaggtaaAACGACGCCAAGGGCCAATTAAACCACCCAAGTTACCATCTCAAGAGGAAACGCGCTCAGAGAGGAGGCCTAGTGTCCAAGATGACTCTGGCTATGGCAGATCATTTCAGGAGCCTGCCTGTAATGCTGGACGTGGCTCCGGAAGATACACACCCCTTCAGGCAAGAGGAGGGAGTAGAACACATCATCAGAACCACAGGCCAGGCCAGAGGAACTGGGACAAGATGCCAGAGAGCAAGGAGACGCAGACAG GGTGTCTGATTGAGCAGCTGTCTGAGGAGAAGTATGAGTGCATGGTTTGCTGTGACGTCATCCGGTGCATGTCCCCAGTGTGGAGCTGCCTGAGCTGCTTCCACGTCTTCCACCTGAACTGCATCAAGAAGTGGGCTCGATCCCCGGCCTCTCAGGCAGACG aatcaGCTGAAGGTTGGCGTTGTCCGGCGTGCCAGAATGTTGCACTGAAACAACCGACCTCCTACACCTGCTTCTGTG GTAAAGTGACAAACCCAGAGTGGCAGCGCACTGAGATTCCCCACAGCTGTGGTGACATGTGTGGGAAGAAAAGAAGCGGAGCGGACTGCAAGCACCCCTGTAACAT CTTATGTCACCCTGGTCCTTGTCCACAATGTCCTGCCTTCATAACAAGATCCTGTATCTGTGGGAAGACCAG TCAGCCAATGCGCTGTGGCCAGGGCGCGGTGCTCCGGTGCAGCACGGTGTGCGGTGCCTTACTCAACTGTGCTAAACACAGCTGCACCCAGATGTGCCACAGTGGGGCATGTCAACCTTGCCAGCTGCAGGTTCAGCAGG tgtGCTACTGTGGCGTTACCACTCGGGAAGCCCTGTGCGGCACAGATAAAGACGGATTTGATGGTTCAGGACATTTCACCTGTCAAAAACTATGTGGGAA GATGCTTAACTGCGAAGCTCACCGGTGCCAGCTGGAGTGCCACCGCGGCCCGTGCCAACCGTGCCCACGCTCCCCGAGCCTGGTGAAGATGTGTCCCTGCAGGCAGACGCCACTGACCAAACTCCTGGAGCTGGGTTACTCTGAGCGCCGATTCTGCTCTGATGCCATCCCCTCCTGTGGGAAGACCTGCAACCAACCCCTGGCCTGTGGCTCCAGCG ACACCATCCACCTGTGTGACAAGCTGTGCCACGAGGGCAGCTGTGGCCCCTGCTCCCTGACCTCCACTATCAGATGTAGATGTGGCTCCAAGACCAAG gAGGTCCCATGTGTGACGATCCAAAAAGAAG AGCTCGTCTTCACTTGTGAGAAGCGCTGCAACAAGAAACGCTCCTGCGGCCGACACAAGTGCGGCGAGCTGTGTTGTGTG AATGTGGAGCACAAGTGCCCCCTGATCTGCGGCTACAAGCTCAACTGTGGCCTCCACCGCTGCCAGGATTCTTGTCACCGTGGAAACTGTGAGCCCTGCTGGCAGTCCA GTTTTGATGAGCTGGCGTGTCACTGCGGGCTCACTGTCTTGTACCCGCCAATCCCCTGTGGCACGAAGCCCCCAGAGTGCAAAAACATGTGCACAAGAAGACACGAGTGCGACCACCCAg TGTTTCACAACTGCCATAGTGAAGACAAGTGTCCGCCTTGCACATACCTCACTCAGAAATGGTGCATGGGAAAGCACGAG CAACGCAGCAACATCCCGTGTCATCTGCAAGACATTTCCTGTGGCCTGACGTGTAATAAAACGCTGCCGTGCGAGATGCACCGCTGCAGACGGATCTGCCACCGGAGCGAGTGTCTGGGGGGGGGCAGCTGCCAGCAGCCGTGCGCGCTGCCGCGTCCAGACTGTGGCCACCCGTGCTGCGCTCCCTGTCATAAGGGCAGCAGCTGCCCACGCACCACCTGCACAGCCAAG GTCGCTCTCCAATGCGAGTGCGGTCGAAGAAAGGAAACGGTGGCCTGCACCGAGGCAGCCACTTCATATCAGAG GTACACGGCCATCGCCATGGCGAGTAAACTGTCCGACATGCAGCTCGGCGAGTCGATGGACATCGGCCCGTTCCTCACGAAGAAGGAGCTGAAGCAGACCAG GCTGGAATGTGATCAAGAATGCGCTACCTTGGAGAGAAACCGGCGTTTGGCGGAGGCGTTGGAGATAGACTTATCCTCTGACCCCTTCAACGCCCGCTCTACTTCTGTATACAGCGACAGCCTCAAAGAGGACGCCAG aaaagacCTGAAATTCGTCACCGAGGTAGAAGAGGAGATCAAGAATCTCGTTGAGCTTGCTAATAAG GGAAAACAGCCGAGGAGGAGCCACTGTTTCCCTCCGATGAACAGAGAACACCGCAAGATCATCCACGAGCTGGCCGAGGTTTACACCGTGGAGAGCGTGAGCTACGACAGCGAGCCCAAACGCAACGTGGTCATCACAGCCCAAAA GGGGAAGTCGGCCTGTCCAAACTCAACCCTGACGTCCCTGATTGAGAGAGAGACTTTTGCGAGGGCCCCTCCTCCCATCGCTCACATCAAACAGCACAGCAGCAA GGCCGTCAGTGGAGGCACCTGGTCGAAGATGGTTAAGGAAGAGCCCGTGATAGATTATTTTGATGTCCAAGACTAA